A genomic segment from Glycine soja cultivar W05 chromosome 20, ASM419377v2, whole genome shotgun sequence encodes:
- the LOC114403313 gene encoding 36.4 kDa proline-rich protein-like codes for MGKIALANVLLVLLLNLSTLLNVLACPYCPYPSPKPPPKKPPIVKPPVHKQPKPCPPPKSSPKPPHVHPPYVPKPPHYPKPPVHPHPPHVPKPHPKPPLHPHPPYVPKPPVVKPPYVPKPPVVNPPYVPKPPVVPVTPPYVPKPPIVNPPYVPKPPVVPVRPPYIPKPPVVPVTPPYVPKPPIVYPPVVPTPPIVTPPIVYPPVVPVPPLPPIVTPPNPPSETPCPPPPPPPVVPYPPPAQPTCPIDSLKLGACVDVLGGLIHIGIGSSAKQTCCPVLAGLVDLDAAVCLCTTIRAKILNINIIIPIALQLLIDCGKTPPDGFKCADS; via the coding sequence ATGGGAAAGATTGCCCTAGCCAATGTCCTCTTGGTCCTTCTCTTGAACTTGAGCACTTTGCTCAATGTTCTTGCTTGTCCCTATTGCCCTTACCCATCTCCCAAGCCTCCTCCAAAAAAGCCTCCCATTGTGAAACCACCAGTTCACAAACAACCAAAACCATGTCCACCACCCAAGTCATCTCCAAAACCACCCCATGTACACCCACCCTATGTCCCAAAACCTCCTCACTACCCTAAACCACCAGTTCATCCACATCCACCCCATGTCCCAAAACCTCACCCTAAGCCTCCACTGCATCCACATCCACCTTATGTCCCAAAACCACCAGTTGTTAAACCACCCTATGTCCCGAAGCCACCAGTTGTGAACCCTCCCTATGTCCCAAAACCACCAGTTGTGCCAGTTACACCACCATATGTTCCAAAACCACCAATTGTGAACCCTCCTTATGTCCCAAAACCACCTGTTGTCCCAGTTAGACCACCATATATCCCAAAACCACCAGTTGTGCCAGTTACACCACCTTATGTGCCAAAACCACCCATTGTTTATCCACCTGTAGTACCAACACCACCAATTGTGACACCACCTATTGTGTATCCACCTGTAGTCCCTGTGCCACCATTACCACCCATTGTGACTCCACCAAACCCTCCAAGTGAAACACCAtgtccaccaccaccaccaccaccagtgGTGCCATATCCACCACCAGCACAACCAACATGCCCCATTGACAGCCTAAAACTGGGGGCATGTGTGGATGTGCTCGGTGGCCTCATACACATTGGCATAGGCAGCAGTGCCAAGCAGACATGTTGTCCAGTGCTTGCAGGGCTTGTGGACTTGGATGCTGCAGTGTGTCTCTGCACAACCATTAGGGCTAagattctcaacatcaacatcatcatccCTATTGCTCTTCAGCTTCTCATTGACTGTGGCAAGACCCCACCTGATGGATTCAAGTGTGCAGATAGttag